A stretch of Cucumis sativus cultivar 9930 chromosome 2, Cucumber_9930_V3, whole genome shotgun sequence DNA encodes these proteins:
- the LOC101216909 gene encoding transcription factor IBH1-like 1, with protein sequence MPNPNKLKQQFLKKWLVGLRSTTSSSTTNMNFLDRKKAIKISADYAMAETRKGTTIWSQSIIAKSLKGHAPPKAILNRGTIYINLLRKKRTMTQLQKMGRKIGRRMARRSRLPSSKVLPRTIAKRLVEKRTKVLRSLIPGGEFMEDEVLLIEEALDYIPFLQAQVDGMRFLANYYCK encoded by the coding sequence ATGCCCAACCCCAACAAGCTCAAACAACAATTTCTCAAGAAATGGTTGGTAGGTCTACGATCAACCACTTCTTCGTCAACCACAAACATGAATTTCCTAGACAGAAAGAAAGCCATAAAGATCTCCGCCGACTATGCCATGGCTGAAACGAGGAAAGGCACGACTATTTGGAGTCAATCTATCATCGCCAAATCCCTTAAAGGTCATGCTCCACCCAAGGCCATATTGAATCGTGGAACGATTTACATAAATCTTCTAAGGAAGAAGAGGACGATGACACAACTGCAAAAGATGGGTCGGAAAATCGGTCGAAGAATGGCGAGGAGGAGTCGCTTGCCTTCGTCAAAGGTGTTACCAAGAACGATTGCAAAGAGATTGGTTGAGAAAAGAACTAAAGTTTTGAGGAGTTTAATTCCGGGAGGAGAGTTTATGGAGGATGAAGTTTTGTTGATTGAAGAAGCCCTAGATTATATACCGTTTCTTCAAGCTCAGGTTGATGGAATGCGATTTCTTGCTAATTATTATTGCAAATga